The Fragaria vesca subsp. vesca linkage group LG2, FraVesHawaii_1.0, whole genome shotgun sequence genome includes a window with the following:
- the LOC101293848 gene encoding uncharacterized protein LOC101293848, whose protein sequence is MGNASSTLGSPELDPPFPLQNPHGLSLQYLGSPELCRELRQPKLLAWYVHGLQGKFLRLYIQMAVAFYDINSVASLKKLAGTCSLAATSLGIKHQRMISLCMLLVPSTHHLNK, encoded by the exons ATGG GAAACGCCTCTTCCACTCTAGGATCTCCCGAGCTCGATCCGCCATTTCCACTACAAAATCCCCATGGTCTGAGTCTCCAATACCTTGGATCACCTGAGCTTTGCCGTGAGCTCCGCCAGCCTAAGCTACTAGCTTG GTACGTACATGGACTTCAAG GTAAATTTTTAAGATTATACATACAGATGGCAGTGGCATTCTATGACATCAACTCAGTTGCTAGCCTTAAGAAATTGGCCGGTACTTGCTCGCTTGCAGCTACATCATTAGGTATCAAGCATCAAAGGATGATATCACTGTGCATGCTGCTCGTTCCAAGCACCCATCATCTAAATAAGTGA